The sequence AGGGTGCGGAGGGTGCCCGTCCCCTCGCACCAGGCGGTCCCCTCGCAGCGAGAAGACGTCGGAGATCTCGATGATGTCGTCCTCGATCCGGCCGCTGAGGCCGATGATCTCCCGGACCCGGCGGCGCCCGTCGGCGAACATGTCCAGGTGCACCACCAGGTCGATCGCGCTGGCCACCGTCGGCACCACGAACCGGCTCGAGACGTTCTCCCCGGCCAGCAGCGGCAGCGTGCACAGCTTCGTCACCGCATCCCGCGCCGAGTTCGCATGGATCGAGGCGAGCCCCGGGAGCCCGCTGTTGAGGGCGATCAGCATGTCGAGGCTCTCTGCCTCGCGGACCTCGCCGACGATGATCCGGCTCGGCCTCATGCGCAGCGCCTCTTTCACCAGGCGCCTCATCGTGATCTCACCGGTGCCCTCGAGGTTCGCCTGGCGGGTCTGCATCGCGACGACGTCGCGGAGCGCGAGGTTGAGCTCGAAGACCTCCTCGATGGTGACCACGCGTTCCCGCGGCCCCACGGACCGTGCGAGGCAGCGCAGGAGGGTGGTCTTCCCGGCGCCGGTCGCCCCGGACGCGACGACGTTGAGCCCGCTGGCGATCGCCGCGTCGAGGAAGTCGGCGGCCTGCTGGGTCAGGGACCCGAGCGCGACCAGCCCTTGGAGGTCGTACGCCTTGGCGACGAACTTGCGGATGTTGATGGCCCAGTGAGCCCGCGTGACGCTGGGGATCACCACGTGGAGGCGGGATCCGTCGGGCAGGAGCGCATCGACGAACGGTGTGCTCATGTCCAGGCGCCGACCGCTGGAGACGAGCATGCGCTCGACGATGCCGCGCACCTCCGTGTCGCTGAGCACGATCGTGGTGAGCTCGCTGCGGCCGTTGCGCGCACAGAACACCTGGGACGGCGAGTTCAGCCAGATCTCCTCGATGGCCGGGTCGTCGAGCATCTCCTGCAGGGGGCCGAAGCCGCCGATCCGGGCCGCGACCTCGGCGACCATGGTCTCGTCGTCATCGCGCAGCACCGGCACCTCGCCGGAGGAGGAGCGGCGGTCGTAGTCGCTCATCACCTCGCGGATCAGCGGCTCCAGCTGATCGGCGCGCACGTCCAGGCCGCGGCGGCGGATCAGCTCCCGCGATTCGCTCTCGATGATGGTGGCGGCGTCCATCCGTCGTCCCCCCTGCGTTCCCTACCGACCGGTTCCTCACCCGTACGAGATGTGACGCTCGTCGCGTCCACCCGTCACTGTACGGCGGGTCAACGCTTCCTGGACGCGACTCCCAGGAATTGTGGACAAGTCTCCCCGGCGGTGCTCATGGCAGGATGACGGGCGTCCGTGAGTCCTCTCGAGATCCAGGAGCCCTCTCATGGCCGACTCCTCCCCCGGCACGGATGCCGGCACCGGCGACGATTCCCCCAAGCTGTCCGGCCCCACCGTCAAGTACATGGCCAAGCGGGTGCTCAGCGAGTTCCTGCGCGACGGCGGCACCGACCAGGCCGCGAAGCTCACCTACTTCATGGTGCTGTCGATCGCGCCGACGCTGCTGGCGCTCTTCTCCCTGGCCACCTTGCTGCTGGCGGGGATCAAGGACCAGATCGCGGATCTCCTCGTCGACGCGATCAACTCCGCCGCCGGCGGCAGCGGGCTCGGCGCGGAGGATGCGGTGCGCTCGACCGTCAACTCGCTGATGGGATCCTCCACCGGCGGCACGGTCGCGCTGATCATCGGTATCGCCACCGCCCTGTGGTCCGCCTCCGCGTACATCAAGGCCTACGGCCGGGT comes from Brachybacterium faecium DSM 4810 and encodes:
- a CDS encoding Flp pilus assembly protein, ATPase CpaF (PFAM: Type II/IV secretion system protein), coding for MDAATIIESESRELIRRRGLDVRADQLEPLIREVMSDYDRRSSSGEVPVLRDDDETMVAEVAARIGGFGPLQEMLDDPAIEEIWLNSPSQVFCARNGRSELTTIVLSDTEVRGIVERMLVSSGRRLDMSTPFVDALLPDGSRLHVVIPSVTRAHWAINIRKFVAKAYDLQGLVALGSLTQQAADFLDAAIASGLNVVASGATGAGKTTLLRCLARSVGPRERVVTIEEVFELNLALRDVVAMQTRQANLEGTGEITMRRLVKEALRMRPSRIIVGEVREAESLDMLIALNSGLPGLASIHANSARDAVTKLCTLPLLAGENVSSRFVVPTVASAIDLVVHLDMFADGRRRVREIIGLSGRIEDDIIEISDVFSLRGDRLVRGDGHPPHPDRFVRAGHDLSELLGGVAA